The Lycium ferocissimum isolate CSIRO_LF1 chromosome 10, AGI_CSIRO_Lferr_CH_V1, whole genome shotgun sequence genome window below encodes:
- the LOC132035163 gene encoding IQ domain-containing protein IQM2-like — MGLSFSCPLAISTDSETGLDSVIVKSIDFGNDERKTPIRSVSFNSHAKEPIILQSDGSGKMSIEKTVSFRTMGNAMEFRRNSSEEKHEFIESPKSPLVYTSSPKHEAALKLQKVYKSFRTRRKLADCAVLIEQSWWKLLDFAELKHSSISFFDLDKHETAVSRWSRARTRAAKVGKGLSKNGKAQKLALQHWLEAIDPRHRYGHNLHFYYVQWLHSQSKEPFFYWLDIGEGKEVNIADKCPRWKLQQQCIKYLGPMERKAYEVEVQDGKLFHKETGKLLETTDEPKGTKWIFVLSTSKTLYVGKKMKGTFQHSSFLAGGATLAAGRIVAEQGVLKAVWPHSGHYQPTPENFQDFISFMKENNVDLNDVKLDSDEDEEESVGKKSVVFLRGDSSEDDLQKDGLEREENDSEKSTSEKSDLKVQENAADVQLSDSKPSHSFSSKLPNLQIPRNDDLIEKLKNESEAANSNSNSFSLESPTDGFETARESFASEQDQMDESKEEIIPDESIMQRINWHMDLKSYQLGKQLSCKWSTGAGPRIGCLRDYPSQLQSHALEQVSLSPRSACRLKMSFSSRASTPASLSRVMQHSCSLSPMGNKTLSCLSSRYSSPPYKGP; from the exons ATGGGGTTATCCTTTTCATGCCCACTTGCCATTAGTACTGATTCAGAAACTGGCCTTGATTCTGTCATTGTGAAATCTATCGATTTTGGAAACGATGAGCGAAAGACGCCAATACGATCCGTTAGCTTCAACAGCCATGCCAAAGAACCAATAATATTGCAATCGGATGGCTCTGGGAAGATGTCAATAGAAAAAACTGTTAGCTTTAGGACAATGGGAAATGCAATGGAGTTCAGGAGAAATTCATCTGAAGAGAAACACGAGTTTATCGAGTCTCCAAAATCTCCTCTAGTGTATACTAGCAGCCCTAAACACGAGGCAGCGTTAAAGTTGCAGAAAGTGTACAAGAGCTTTAGgactagaagaaaattagcAGACTGTGCAGTACTTATAGAGCAAAGCTG GTGGAAGCTATTAGATTTTGCAGAGCTCAAGCATAgttctatttcattttttgatcTTGATAAACATGAGACAGCGGTTTCTCGCTGGTCGAGGGCAAGAACTAGAGCAGCCAAG GTTGGCAAAGGCTTATCTAAGAATGGCAAAGCCCAGAAACTAGCTTTACAGCACTGGCTTGAAGCT ATTGACCCACGACATCGTTATGGACACAACTTGCATTTCTATTATGTCCAATGGTTGCATTCTCAAAGCAAAGAGCCCTTCTTCTACTG GTTGGATATTGGAGAAGGAAAAGAAGTGAACATTGCTGATAAATGCCCTCGGTGGAAACTTCAGCAGCAATGCATTAAGTACCTCGGTCCG ATGGAAAGAAAAGCTTATGAAGTTGAAGTGCAAGACGGGAAGCTCTTCCACAAGGAAACCGGGAAGCTCCTTGAGACGACCGATGAACCAAAAGGCACTAAGTGGATTTTTGTCCTCAGCACCTCTAAGACCTTATACGTTGGCAAGAAAATGAAAGGCACGTTTCAGCACTCTAGTTTCTTGGCTGGAGGAGCTACTTTAGCTGCTGGGAGAATAGTTGCAGAACAAGGAGTATTGAAG GCTGTCTGGCCTCATAGTGGACATTACCAACCTACCCCAGAAAACTTCCAGGACTTCATTTCATTCATGAAGGAGAACAATGTCGACCTCAATGATGTTAAGCTTGATTCTGATGAAGACGAGGAAGAATCAGTTGGCAAGAAGAGTGTTGTTTTCCTCAGAGGCGACTCTTCTGAGGACGACTTACAAAAAGACGGTttggagagagaagagaatgATTCAGAAAAGTCAACTTCGGAGAAAAGCGACTTAAAAGTGCAAGAGAATGCTGCAGATGTACAACTTTCCGATTCAAAACCATCTCATAGCTTCAGTAGCAAATTGCCTAATCTTCAAATTCCTCGCAATGATGATCTCATAGAGAAACTAAAGAATGAAAGTGAAGCTGCTAATTCTAATTCCAACTCCTTCTCATTAGAATCACCAACAGACGGATTCGAAACAGCTAGAGAATCTTTTGCTTCCGAACAAGATCAAATGGATGAAAGTAAAGAAGAGATAATTCCAGATGAATCTATCATGCAAAGGATAAATTGGCACATGGATCTTAAATCGTATCAATTGGGAAAGCAATTGTCTTGCAAATGGAGCACAGGAGCTGGACCTCGGATTGGATGCTTGAGAGATTACCCGTCACAGTTGCAATCCCATGCTTTAGAACAAGTGAGCTTGTCTCCTAGAAGTGCATGCCGGCTCAAGATGAGTTTCTCTTCGAGGGCATCAACACCAGCGAGCTTGAGCCGGGTAATGCAGCATTCATGTTCCCTTTCTCCTATGGGGAACAAAACTTTATCTTGCCTCAGTAGCAGATATTCCTCTCCACCTTATAAAGGACCCTAA